A window of Chitinophagaceae bacterium contains these coding sequences:
- a CDS encoding M6 family metalloprotease domain-containing protein, with product MEKIIIYISLFFFIERNLFAQIMYAPAFPDTIRETLLDGSNMKLFIKGDESDSHLETEDGYTIRKNRIGYYEYVIMDRQNKLILSGIRAKNVKKRTSKEKNFLKTIPKKIRDKNTSRSSSNIYNNAYNDTTSAIQYSASGTINNRFPTTGNRKILALLIRFKDLDSVYSRNSFDSLFNTPSYRNTGSFKDFFLQNSFQKLNVTTDVYGWYTADSSYRYYSTREYQLVVEAIYSAERAGVDFSQYDNDNDGYVESVMVVHSGPGREATGNSNHIWSHFSSGSLSSSYDGVTISNYAIQPEILLSQKTSIGVFCHEFGHMLGLPDLYDTDGSSQGLGAWCVMGNGNWLNTGQTPSSFSAYCKEKLGWVNPTLLSKQYSCTLKPSTDTNVVIRINTPYKNEYFLMENRQRRGFDSHLPGSGLAIYHINTDKTNNRDDSNRLVDLEEADALNDLDYLSRNILGIVIENKGDAGDLFPGIYSRRYFNDNTNPSSRTYNNKNTGISISQITVSTPNILFNYVVPDTTKPNITSIVPTGWPSSIIVSKRKGYNTEETNFSSDDSLYVDINFINNASTASSKTFINSLSINNQLLRRDTIKYSISPNQIIQYADVSIGKYNPGTYSLQFSLDVLDSLSEKYENDNVFIKEIIINPSHDEPCNAKELSIQKTYNPILSSNVNATASMHISNIFSPGCLQTSYNGGDVWFRFVIPASGTIDIITQEIQYMDGLMALYSGTCSNLSFIECFDDYDIGSVYNIMPRIYLSNQTPGDIFYIRFFSYHNNISAPFYIFAINKKSTVTIRTTPEYVGQIRGGGTYNDGDTVILSASASEGYTFSRWTENDSTLSSDSIFSFPIQKDRNITAQFTLKKYLISINTNIPNPGQIRGNGTYNYNDTITLRASSYHGYTFERWTENDSLLSYDTIFSFLIQKNRNITAAFILKQYIITTSLNIATAGKITGSGIYNYNQTVTLKAKPYLGYTFERWTENDSTLSYDTLFSFPIQKHRNIRAVFTPKFFTVFMIANDKNAGTISGAGTYSYNQQVTIKATPNENYTFLKWTENEQDISTNPLHQFSIFQNRTFKAYFQSIISHPLTNAIQNEGLTLFPNPTKEILTISIENNYIEEITIHVYSLTGNLLKTESFMKKKQKTIHTIPIQNLPKGKYIVKIYTNHTNRTQEFIKN from the coding sequence ATGGAAAAAATAATAATCTACATTTCCCTTTTCTTTTTCATAGAAAGAAATCTTTTCGCACAAATAATGTATGCCCCAGCTTTTCCGGATACTATCAGAGAAACACTTCTCGATGGTTCTAATATGAAACTATTTATAAAAGGTGATGAATCTGACTCTCATTTAGAAACAGAAGATGGGTATACTATTCGAAAAAATAGGATTGGATATTATGAGTATGTTATTATGGACCGACAAAATAAACTTATATTATCAGGTATAAGAGCTAAAAATGTAAAAAAAAGAACTTCTAAAGAGAAAAATTTTTTAAAAACTATTCCTAAAAAAATACGAGATAAAAATACTTCTCGCTCTTCTTCAAATATATATAATAATGCATATAATGATACTACTTCTGCAATTCAATACTCTGCTTCAGGGACGATCAATAATAGATTCCCGACTACTGGTAATAGAAAAATTCTTGCTTTGCTAATACGGTTTAAAGATTTAGATAGTGTTTATTCTCGAAATTCCTTTGACAGTTTATTTAATACTCCTTCATACAGAAATACAGGTAGCTTCAAAGATTTTTTTTTGCAAAATTCTTTTCAAAAACTGAATGTTACCACTGATGTATATGGTTGGTATACTGCAGACAGCTCTTATAGATACTATTCTACAAGAGAATATCAGTTAGTAGTAGAAGCAATATACTCAGCAGAAAGAGCAGGGGTAGATTTTTCTCAATACGATAATGATAACGATGGATATGTAGAGAGTGTTATGGTAGTCCATTCGGGTCCAGGGAGAGAAGCGACGGGTAATTCCAATCATATATGGTCACATTTTTCGTCCGGATCGCTTTCCTCTTCTTATGATGGAGTTACTATAAGCAATTATGCCATTCAACCCGAAATATTACTTTCTCAAAAAACATCTATTGGGGTTTTTTGTCATGAATTTGGACATATGTTAGGACTACCCGACCTCTATGATACAGATGGAAGCTCTCAAGGTTTGGGTGCTTGGTGTGTTATGGGAAACGGAAATTGGCTCAATACGGGACAGACTCCTTCTTCTTTTTCTGCTTACTGTAAAGAAAAATTAGGTTGGGTAAACCCTACTCTTCTTAGTAAACAATATTCTTGTACTTTAAAACCATCTACTGATACGAATGTTGTGATAAGAATCAATACTCCTTATAAAAATGAATATTTTTTAATGGAGAATAGGCAAAGGAGGGGCTTTGATTCCCATTTACCTGGTTCGGGATTAGCCATTTATCATATTAATACAGATAAAACCAATAATAGAGATGATTCTAATAGACTGGTAGATTTAGAAGAAGCAGACGCTCTCAATGATTTGGATTATCTATCAAGGAATATTCTTGGTATTGTTATTGAAAACAAAGGTGATGCGGGAGATCTCTTTCCAGGAATCTATAGTCGGAGATATTTTAATGATAACACAAACCCAAGCTCTCGAACCTATAATAATAAAAATACTGGTATCAGTATTTCACAGATAACTGTATCTACTCCTAATATTCTATTTAATTACGTTGTTCCTGACACTACAAAACCAAATATCACTTCTATTGTCCCCACAGGATGGCCTTCTTCTATTATTGTTTCTAAAAGAAAAGGTTATAATACTGAAGAGACAAATTTTTCATCGGATGACTCTCTCTATGTTGATATAAATTTTATAAATAATGCTTCTACAGCAAGCTCAAAAACCTTCATAAATAGTCTTTCCATAAACAATCAATTACTTAGAAGAGACACTATCAAATATTCCATTTCACCCAATCAAATCATACAATATGCAGATGTCTCAATAGGAAAATATAATCCCGGCACATATTCCTTACAATTCTCCTTAGATGTATTAGATTCTCTTTCTGAAAAGTATGAAAATGATAACGTCTTTATAAAAGAAATAATAATAAATCCATCTCATGATGAACCTTGTAATGCCAAAGAACTCTCAATACAAAAAACATATAATCCTATTCTTAGCTCTAATGTAAATGCCACTGCTTCTATGCATATTTCAAATATATTTTCTCCGGGTTGTTTACAAACTTCATACAATGGAGGTGATGTATGGTTTCGTTTTGTAATTCCTGCCTCCGGAACAATAGACATTATAACACAAGAAATACAATACATGGACGGACTTATGGCTCTCTATTCCGGAACTTGCTCCAACCTCTCTTTTATAGAATGCTTTGATGATTATGACATCGGTTCTGTTTATAATATAATGCCAAGAATATATCTCAGCAATCAAACTCCAGGAGATATCTTTTATATAAGATTTTTTTCCTACCATAATAATATATCAGCACCTTTTTATATTTTTGCTATCAATAAAAAAAGCACAGTAACCATTCGTACGACTCCTGAATACGTTGGACAAATAAGAGGAGGTGGCACTTATAACGATGGTGATACTGTCATTTTATCTGCTTCTGCTTCCGAAGGATATACTTTTAGCAGATGGACAGAAAATGACTCTACACTTTCTTCTGATAGCATTTTTTCTTTTCCCATACAAAAAGATAGAAATATTACCGCACAATTTACCCTTAAAAAATATCTCATAAGTATCAATACAAATATTCCAAATCCAGGACAAATAAGAGGAAATGGAACATATAACTATAATGATACCATAACTTTACGAGCATCGTCTTATCATGGATATACATTTGAAAGATGGACAGAAAATGATTCCCTCCTTTCCTACGATACCATTTTTTCTTTTCTCATACAAAAAAATAGAAATATTACCGCAGCATTTATTCTAAAACAATACATAATCACTACATCTCTCAATATTGCAACCGCCGGAAAAATAACGGGAAGTGGAATATATAATTATAATCAAACCGTAACACTCAAAGCAAAACCTTACCTCGGATATACTTTTGAGAGATGGACAGAAAATGATTCTACCCTTTCTTACGATACTCTCTTTTCTTTTCCCATCCAAAAACATAGAAATATCAGAGCTGTATTTACACCTAAATTCTTTACCGTTTTTATGATAGCAAATGATAAAAATGCAGGAACTATTTCAGGAGCAGGAACATACTCGTATAATCAACAAGTTACCATAAAAGCAACTCCCAACGAAAACTATACATTCCTCAAATGGACAGAAAATGAACAAGATATCTCCACAAATCCACTACATCAATTTTCTATATTTCAAAATCGCACTTTCAAAGCATACTTTCAATCTATTATATCACATCCACTCACAAACGCCATTCAAAACGAAGGACTTACTCTCTTCCCAAATCCTACCAAAGAAATACTTACCATATCGATAGAAAATAATTACATTGAAGAAATAACCATCCATGTATATTCACTTACAGGGAACCTCCTCAAAACAGAATCATTTATGAAAAAAAAACAAAAAACAATACATACTATACCTATTCAGAATCTCCCAAAAGGAAAATACATAGTAAAAATTTATACAAACCATACAAATAGAACACAAGAATTTATAAAAAATTAA